Proteins encoded together in one Flavobacteriales bacterium window:
- a CDS encoding DUF1761 domain-containing protein — MDVHLNHLAIIVAALSDLLVGALWYSPLLFYKPWRDANGFTDEGLKKAMNPAKTYGLTCLFALIISYNLAFFLGSPDMNASQGALYGLLTGVWAALAFMIVGLFEQRKWGYMLINAGYMLVAFTLKGLIIGAWR, encoded by the coding sequence ATGGACGTTCACCTGAACCACCTCGCCATCATCGTTGCCGCATTGAGCGACCTGCTCGTGGGCGCTCTCTGGTACTCGCCTCTGCTCTTCTACAAGCCTTGGCGCGATGCGAACGGCTTCACGGATGAAGGCCTGAAGAAGGCCATGAACCCCGCGAAGACCTACGGGCTCACCTGCCTCTTCGCTCTCATCATCAGCTACAACCTCGCGTTCTTCCTCGGCTCGCCGGATATGAACGCTTCGCAAGGCGCGCTCTACGGCCTGCTCACCGGCGTCTGGGCCGCGCTGGCCTTCATGATCGTCGGGCTCTTCGAGCAACGGAAATGGGGCTACATGCTCATCAATGCAGGCTACATGCTCGTAGCCTTCACGCTGAAAGGGCTTATCATCGGGGCATGGCGATGA
- a CDS encoding AraC family transcriptional regulator has product MLLLFRQPTGALAHAVEHVTFHQGYRPPHAREVFVPDGGCEVVIDLSNAPKQRWHDEHGERFDLHKRGWVSGMRTSRIVIGVGSGEPMLVLRLRQGVLPALIGIPAVELNDKVVDLDLLLGAAFSSVRDQLGEALEQRGAQAMLNEAEDVLAPLFPASTVERRVGIALRALQQRNGIGTVGAISDQLGCSQKHLNDLFQRHCGLGPKRYAGLVRFQTLVRRLECETDPDWAQLALEHGFYDQSHMVNQFLEMTGHTPTRYMQVKGPFLNWLPVEIR; this is encoded by the coding sequence ATGCTCCTCCTTTTCCGTCAACCCACCGGCGCCCTTGCCCACGCCGTGGAGCACGTCACTTTCCACCAGGGCTATCGCCCCCCGCACGCGCGCGAGGTCTTCGTGCCCGACGGAGGCTGCGAGGTGGTGATCGACCTGAGCAATGCGCCCAAGCAGCGTTGGCACGATGAGCACGGCGAGCGCTTCGACTTGCACAAGCGCGGATGGGTGAGCGGCATGCGCACCTCGCGAATCGTGATCGGTGTGGGAAGCGGCGAACCTATGCTCGTCCTGCGCCTGCGTCAGGGCGTGTTGCCTGCTTTGATCGGCATCCCGGCGGTCGAATTGAATGACAAGGTGGTGGACCTCGACCTGTTGCTCGGTGCGGCATTCAGCTCCGTGCGCGACCAACTTGGTGAAGCCCTGGAGCAACGCGGTGCACAAGCGATGCTGAATGAGGCCGAGGATGTGCTGGCGCCTCTCTTTCCCGCGAGCACGGTTGAGCGACGCGTGGGCATCGCGTTGCGCGCACTGCAGCAACGCAACGGCATCGGGACCGTTGGCGCGATCAGCGATCAGCTCGGCTGCTCGCAGAAGCACTTGAACGACCTTTTCCAGCGCCATTGCGGGTTGGGGCCGAAGCGCTACGCAGGCCTGGTGCGCTTCCAAACGCTGGTGCGACGATTGGAGTGTGAGACGGATCCCGATTGGGCGCAACTTGCGTTGGAGCATGGCTTCTACGACCAGTCGCACATGGTGAACCAGTTCCTGGAGATGACCGGCCACACGCCGACGCGCTACATGCAGGTGAAAGGCCCCTTCCTCAACTGGCTACCGGTGGAGATCAGGTGA
- a CDS encoding helix-turn-helix transcriptional regulator → MPDFTHDGHVYYNPLEFAMAHIGGTWKSPILYRLKKEKQRFSELKKSMAHISDRQLAAALRELEQHGLVSRKVYAEVPPRTEYALTPLGEQAIPVIETLRLYGLDLMKAAGIKSEFYFPKKKGVLRKR, encoded by the coding sequence ATGCCCGACTTCACCCACGACGGCCACGTGTACTACAACCCGTTGGAGTTCGCCATGGCGCACATCGGTGGCACGTGGAAGAGTCCGATCCTCTACCGCCTGAAGAAGGAGAAGCAGCGCTTCAGCGAGTTGAAGAAGAGCATGGCGCATATCAGCGACCGTCAACTGGCCGCGGCACTGCGTGAGTTGGAGCAGCACGGGCTCGTCTCCCGCAAGGTGTACGCGGAAGTACCCCCGCGCACCGAGTACGCACTCACGCCGCTCGGCGAACAGGCCATACCCGTGATCGAAACGCTTCGGCTGTACGGCCTTGACCTGATGAAGGCGGCGGGGATCAAGAGCGAGTTCTACTTCCCGAAGAAGAAGGGGGTATTGAGGAAACGGTGA
- a CDS encoding type 1 glutamine amidotransferase domain-containing protein, which translates to MSAALNLIDPAKPKRIALIAANASTSKQTGWPIGFWWAELTHPYWEFVEKGYQVDIFSPDGGDLEADGFSDPEHESGYSAADILSLGFKKSAKHAELVKNTRPISAIKVADYDAVFLTGGQSPMYTFIDNAPLHKLVVDFHEAKKVVGIVCHATCILLKAKTADGKLLVDGKTWTGFADAEEQFADNFVGQRIQPFWIETEARKLPNTNFITGGMFKAFAVRDGRLITGQQQFSGSATARMVIEALGA; encoded by the coding sequence ATGAGCGCAGCACTCAACCTCATCGACCCCGCGAAGCCCAAGCGCATCGCCCTCATCGCCGCCAACGCATCCACCAGCAAGCAGACCGGGTGGCCCATCGGCTTTTGGTGGGCCGAGCTCACACACCCTTATTGGGAGTTCGTGGAGAAGGGCTATCAGGTGGACATCTTCAGCCCCGACGGCGGCGATCTGGAGGCCGACGGCTTCAGCGACCCCGAGCACGAGAGCGGCTACAGCGCAGCCGACATCCTCAGCCTCGGCTTCAAGAAGAGCGCGAAGCACGCCGAACTGGTGAAGAATACCCGCCCCATCAGCGCCATCAAGGTGGCTGACTACGATGCGGTGTTCCTCACCGGCGGCCAGAGCCCCATGTACACCTTCATCGACAACGCGCCGCTGCACAAGCTGGTGGTCGACTTCCACGAGGCGAAGAAGGTGGTGGGCATCGTGTGCCACGCCACCTGCATCCTGCTGAAGGCGAAGACCGCCGATGGCAAGCTGCTGGTGGACGGCAAGACCTGGACCGGCTTCGCCGATGCCGAGGAGCAGTTCGCGGACAACTTCGTGGGCCAGCGCATCCAGCCCTTCTGGATCGAGACCGAGGCGCGGAAGCTGCCCAACACCAACTTCATCACCGGCGGGATGTTCAAGGCCTTCGCCGTGCGCGATGGTCGCCTGATCACCGGCCAGCAGCAGTTCAGCGGCTCGGCCACGGCCCGCATGGTGATTGAGGCGCTCGGGGCCTGA
- a CDS encoding hydrogenase, translating into MIIKRRFDPLKVLSYVQGELLLALIAAAAAYVLHRWEPLVALPFSIAATLGGALAIFIGFRNNSAYGRWWEARTLWGGIVNSTRVLGRLIITFTDSHAHQPNFDRARSEAFKREMVWKVIAWSHALRLHLRGQSDWSPVMALMPAEERATVDAAANKPNVVMQLIGQRIYRAMADGTLGGFDSFQMEGQLLALANYQGGCERIKNTPLLRQYHFFTRLFLQVFVILLPFCLVADLERMGIGWVVVPVALIISFVFAIIGKVGEVNEDPFEGRITDVPLTALCNTIERDLRELLGETELPAKLQPVDGYLD; encoded by the coding sequence ATGATCATCAAACGTCGCTTCGATCCGCTGAAGGTGCTGTCCTACGTGCAGGGCGAACTGCTGCTGGCGCTGATCGCGGCGGCGGCGGCCTACGTGTTGCACCGGTGGGAGCCGCTGGTGGCACTGCCCTTCAGCATCGCCGCCACGCTGGGCGGTGCGCTGGCCATCTTCATCGGCTTCCGCAACAACAGCGCGTACGGCCGGTGGTGGGAGGCGCGCACGCTGTGGGGCGGCATCGTGAACAGCACACGGGTGCTGGGGCGGCTCATCATCACCTTCACGGACAGCCACGCCCACCAACCCAACTTCGATCGCGCGCGCAGCGAAGCCTTCAAGCGGGAGATGGTGTGGAAGGTGATCGCTTGGAGCCATGCCTTGCGCCTACACCTGCGGGGGCAGAGCGACTGGTCGCCCGTAATGGCGCTGATGCCAGCAGAGGAGCGTGCCACGGTGGACGCGGCGGCCAACAAGCCGAATGTGGTGATGCAGCTGATCGGACAGCGGATCTACCGCGCGATGGCGGACGGTACGCTCGGCGGCTTCGACAGCTTCCAGATGGAGGGGCAGCTGCTCGCGCTGGCCAACTACCAGGGCGGCTGCGAGCGCATCAAGAACACGCCACTGCTGCGCCAGTACCACTTCTTCACGCGGCTCTTCCTACAGGTCTTTGTCATTCTGCTGCCCTTCTGCCTGGTGGCCGATCTGGAGCGCATGGGCATCGGCTGGGTGGTGGTCCCCGTGGCGCTCATCATCAGCTTCGTCTTCGCCATCATCGGCAAGGTGGGGGAAGTGAACGAGGATCCCTTTGAGGGGCGCATCACCGACGTGCCATTGACCGCGTTGTGCAACACCATTGAGCGCGACCTGCGCGAGCTGCTTGGGGAAACGGAACTACCCGCGAAGCTCCAACCCGTGGATGGTTACCTGGATTGA
- a CDS encoding DUF481 domain-containing protein, whose translation MRVLFVIGFLTLSSAGRAQLSEVDTLRWQYRVSATGNWLRGNVEQFMLLGTGELAHVKERWGFKSALNYQYGTFFYRQTLGEGIWRNFVYANPRARLYPYLMLWYQQSYQRGIDHRTQVGPGITYVLLRKNAQLLKLSATGTYESNRFRTAFFRERPELTSAELETWRITGRVYGEQKLLEGVMRLQYEAWVQPSVSDANNLRAHVEAALSIPLKKGFALRQAVNWSYESVVQQRNTYEDLLWTFGVSYEGRSKAH comes from the coding sequence ATGCGCGTGCTCTTTGTCATCGGCTTTCTCACGCTCAGCAGTGCCGGACGCGCCCAGCTCAGCGAAGTGGACACGCTGCGCTGGCAGTATCGGGTAAGCGCCACCGGCAATTGGCTGCGCGGCAACGTGGAGCAGTTCATGCTGTTGGGGACGGGTGAGCTGGCCCATGTGAAGGAGCGCTGGGGCTTCAAGAGCGCGCTCAACTACCAGTACGGCACCTTCTTCTACAGGCAGACACTGGGCGAGGGCATCTGGCGCAACTTCGTTTACGCGAACCCGCGGGCCCGGCTCTATCCCTATCTCATGTTGTGGTATCAGCAGAGCTATCAGCGCGGCATCGACCACCGCACACAGGTGGGCCCGGGCATCACGTACGTGTTGCTACGGAAGAACGCACAGCTCCTGAAGCTTTCGGCCACGGGCACCTACGAGTCGAACCGCTTCCGTACGGCCTTCTTCCGCGAGCGGCCGGAGCTGACCAGTGCCGAACTGGAGACTTGGCGCATCACCGGCCGCGTTTATGGCGAACAAAAATTGCTGGAAGGTGTCATGCGCCTGCAATACGAAGCGTGGGTGCAGCCGTCCGTAAGCGATGCCAACAACCTGCGTGCCCACGTGGAAGCGGCACTCAGCATCCCACTGAAGAAGGGCTTCGCCCTGCGCCAGGCCGTGAACTGGAGCTACGAAAGCGTGGTGCAGCAGCGCAACACGTACGAGGATCTGTTGTGGACCTTTGGGGTCAGCTACGAAGGCCGATCGAAGGCCCACTGA
- a CDS encoding NAD(P)-binding domain-containing protein: protein MNITIIGAGNIGGTLAEKWKSAGHDILIGARNPNDEETRVWAQGIGARVMPIADAVKAGDAVLIATPGKVVVDLAASLGSVLTGKLVMDATNMAGAPGTSPGFDALKRAGGDVVKVFNCTGWENLADVRYGDKVADMFMAGGSDAAKATVRELVKAVGFADAIDLGGDDKVHILEGFALVWIDLAIFQKMGRGIAFKLLRR from the coding sequence ATGAACATCACCATCATCGGCGCCGGCAACATCGGCGGCACGCTTGCGGAGAAATGGAAATCCGCCGGGCATGACATCCTGATCGGCGCCCGCAACCCGAACGACGAAGAGACACGTGTGTGGGCCCAAGGCATCGGCGCCCGCGTGATGCCGATCGCGGATGCGGTGAAAGCCGGTGATGCCGTGCTAATCGCCACGCCGGGCAAAGTCGTGGTGGACCTCGCCGCATCGCTTGGTTCGGTGCTTACCGGCAAGCTGGTGATGGACGCCACCAACATGGCCGGTGCGCCTGGGACCAGTCCCGGTTTCGATGCACTGAAACGCGCAGGCGGTGATGTGGTGAAGGTCTTCAATTGCACGGGCTGGGAGAACCTCGCCGATGTGCGCTACGGCGATAAGGTGGCCGATATGTTCATGGCGGGGGGCAGCGATGCGGCCAAGGCCACCGTGCGTGAGCTGGTGAAGGCGGTGGGCTTCGCCGACGCCATCGATCTGGGCGGCGACGACAAGGTCCACATCCTCGAAGGCTTCGCGTTGGTGTGGATCGATCTGGCGATCTTTCAAAAGATGGGCCGCGGAATTGCGTTCAAATTGCTGCGGCGGTGA
- a CDS encoding helix-turn-helix transcriptional regulator, whose product MKTGVITPTKGKKSAAIPEKSSALGPDQCPVTFTVGFIGGKWKPVIIHLIRKGANRFGVLQRAIDGISKQMLTAQLRELENDGLLSRTIFPEIPPRVEYAITPLGESLLPVIDAMSKWGLKQMQEPRGNKRKR is encoded by the coding sequence ATGAAAACAGGAGTAATAACGCCTACAAAGGGAAAGAAGAGTGCAGCCATTCCAGAAAAAAGTTCCGCACTCGGTCCGGACCAGTGCCCGGTGACCTTCACGGTGGGCTTCATCGGGGGTAAATGGAAGCCGGTGATCATCCATCTGATCCGCAAAGGCGCGAACCGTTTCGGCGTGCTTCAGCGAGCGATCGATGGCATCAGCAAGCAGATGCTGACGGCCCAACTGCGCGAGTTGGAGAACGATGGCCTCCTTTCGCGGACGATCTTCCCGGAGATACCGCCGCGTGTGGAATACGCCATCACGCCGCTGGGGGAGAGCTTGCTACCCGTGATCGATGCCATGAGCAAGTGGGGGCTCAAGCAGATGCAAGAGCCGCGCGGAAACAAGCGGAAACGATGA
- a CDS encoding nuclear transport factor 2 family protein: MTPNETKNLHLALDAMDDILIWKDKPAVAKSFHDDFIQHNPWAKDGRAHVEEMCDFSFAWKPIRWVAQGDLVAHHCVYTAPNPLGNLPLVGADIWRIENGKIKEHWDALQQVPIEVARHMTNGGGQGELDVTAERVEANVRNVRRLYDEVFNGGNTALLSDLIGDTYIQHHHGVPDGREALHGFLQHLGGLRNVVKRTIASGDLVFAHVHYQQEGFTNVTIDIFRLDAQSRIVEHWDVSQDIVPLEQAGNTHPHF, encoded by the coding sequence ATGACACCCAACGAAACGAAGAACCTGCACCTGGCGCTCGACGCCATGGACGACATCCTGATCTGGAAGGACAAGCCCGCCGTGGCCAAGAGCTTCCACGACGATTTCATCCAGCACAACCCATGGGCCAAGGACGGCCGCGCGCATGTGGAGGAGATGTGCGACTTCAGCTTCGCATGGAAGCCCATCCGCTGGGTGGCACAGGGCGACCTCGTGGCCCATCACTGCGTGTACACCGCCCCCAATCCGTTAGGCAACCTGCCGCTCGTGGGTGCCGATATCTGGCGCATCGAGAACGGCAAGATCAAGGAGCACTGGGATGCCCTGCAACAGGTGCCCATCGAGGTGGCCCGCCACATGACCAACGGAGGTGGCCAGGGCGAACTGGATGTGACGGCCGAACGCGTGGAAGCCAACGTCCGTAACGTCCGCCGCCTCTACGACGAGGTGTTCAACGGGGGTAACACGGCACTGCTGAGCGATCTGATCGGCGATACCTACATCCAACACCACCATGGAGTACCTGACGGTCGCGAGGCATTGCACGGCTTCCTGCAGCACTTGGGCGGCCTGCGCAACGTGGTGAAACGCACCATCGCCAGCGGGGATCTCGTCTTCGCCCATGTGCACTACCAGCAGGAGGGATTCACCAACGTCACCATCGACATCTTCCGCCTGGATGCGCAAAGCCGAATCGTGGAGCATTGGGATGTGAGCCAGGACATTGTGCCCTTGGAACAGGCTGGCAATACGCACCCCCACTTCTGA
- a CDS encoding NAD(P)-dependent alcohol dehydrogenase encodes MHALRYDRYGGPEVMEWRTLPEPIPADGEVSVRVKAASINPVDIKVRQGEMKIMTGRRMPKGMGSDVAGIVERVGPGVSELKAGDAVFGYIGFSSANSFGELAIAKADLLVKKPEGITFEEASCLPQAGVAALQALKDKAHLRTGQHVLVVGCTGGVGQFVVMVAKALGAQVTGICRAEQTDSAAKLGCDRIIHSTDEAKHRAPNGYDVIFDTPGALRTAQAMAMLSDKGVFLDLNPKPANLLGAFLLNPFRNRKHRPLITAVRRADLLALADLATRGALRPLIGRVAPMHSAVQLLTAMELGERSVGKTVLVND; translated from the coding sequence ATGCACGCACTACGTTACGACCGTTATGGCGGTCCAGAGGTGATGGAGTGGCGTACGCTGCCAGAACCGATCCCTGCCGATGGTGAGGTGAGCGTCCGCGTGAAGGCCGCATCCATCAATCCGGTGGACATCAAGGTGCGTCAGGGGGAGATGAAGATCATGACCGGTCGGCGGATGCCGAAGGGCATGGGCTCCGATGTGGCTGGCATCGTGGAGCGCGTTGGCCCCGGCGTCTCCGAGCTGAAAGCGGGCGATGCGGTCTTCGGCTACATCGGCTTCAGTTCCGCGAACAGCTTCGGCGAGCTCGCCATCGCCAAAGCCGACCTGCTGGTGAAGAAGCCCGAAGGCATCACGTTCGAAGAAGCCTCCTGCCTTCCCCAAGCCGGTGTAGCCGCCTTGCAAGCGCTGAAGGACAAGGCACATCTGCGCACCGGCCAGCATGTTCTGGTGGTGGGCTGCACCGGCGGCGTGGGTCAGTTCGTGGTGATGGTGGCCAAGGCGCTGGGTGCGCAGGTGACCGGCATATGCCGCGCCGAGCAAACAGACAGCGCGGCCAAGCTCGGTTGCGACCGCATCATCCATTCCACGGACGAAGCGAAGCACCGTGCTCCGAACGGATACGACGTGATCTTCGACACACCGGGAGCACTGCGAACCGCGCAAGCCATGGCGATGCTCTCCGATAAGGGTGTCTTCCTCGACCTGAACCCGAAACCCGCCAACCTGCTCGGCGCCTTTCTCTTGAACCCGTTCCGCAACCGGAAGCACCGCCCTCTGATCACCGCTGTGCGCCGCGCCGACCTGCTGGCACTCGCCGACCTCGCGACCCGTGGTGCCCTTCGACCGTTGATCGGTCGTGTGGCGCCCATGCATAGCGCTGTGCAACTGCTCACAGCCATGGAGCTTGGTGAGCGCAGCGTGGGCAAGACCGTGCTGGTGAACGATTGA
- a CDS encoding DUF1211 domain-containing protein → MHKSRLEAFSDGVLAIIITIMVLALQVPKEPTWQAIMALWPVFLSYVLSFLYVGIYWNNHHHLFQAARSVTGGVLWANLHLLFWLSILPFTTAWMGENEFARIPMMLYGTNLLLCAMAYYILQLQLAVHHGPQSAFTQALGRDVKGKASLVVYAIGLAAAWWVSPWIGFSAFGLVAFLWLIPDKRMERAFSQHAATTTSQHERNS, encoded by the coding sequence ATGCACAAGAGCCGATTGGAGGCCTTCAGTGATGGTGTGCTGGCCATCATCATCACCATCATGGTGTTGGCGCTGCAAGTGCCCAAGGAGCCCACGTGGCAAGCGATCATGGCCCTATGGCCCGTCTTCCTCAGCTACGTGCTGAGCTTCCTGTACGTGGGCATCTATTGGAACAACCATCACCACCTCTTCCAAGCGGCGCGCTCGGTCACGGGTGGTGTGCTCTGGGCCAATCTGCACCTCTTGTTCTGGCTTTCCATCCTGCCATTCACCACCGCGTGGATGGGCGAGAACGAATTCGCGCGGATCCCCATGATGCTCTATGGCACCAACCTCTTGCTCTGTGCCATGGCCTACTACATCCTGCAACTCCAACTCGCCGTGCACCACGGTCCGCAGAGCGCCTTCACGCAAGCCTTGGGGCGCGATGTGAAAGGCAAGGCCTCGTTGGTCGTGTACGCCATCGGACTGGCCGCGGCGTGGTGGGTCTCGCCCTGGATCGGTTTCTCGGCCTTTGGTCTCGTGGCCTTCCTCTGGTTGATACCCGACAAGCGCATGGAGCGCGCGTTCAGCCAGCATGCCGCCACGACCACCAGCCAGCACGAACGCAATTCATGA
- a CDS encoding carbonic anhydrase has product MTTDLYKQVFENNKQWVADKLSVDPAYFEKLAQGQHPEFLYIGCSDSRVTAEDLMGLKPGEVFIHRNIANQVVPLDGNVNAVVQYAVEHLKVKHIVICGHYNCGGVKAALEPSDMGQLNNWLQTLRDVYRLHMAELDAITDERARFDRLVELNVLEQCMNVIKLDHVQKRWYKERLPMIHGWVFDVRTGQLKDLGLDMEKEFMAIRKVYDLKPTV; this is encoded by the coding sequence ATGACCACGGACCTCTACAAGCAAGTCTTCGAGAACAACAAGCAATGGGTGGCCGACAAGCTGTCCGTTGATCCGGCCTATTTCGAAAAGCTGGCCCAAGGGCAACATCCGGAGTTCCTCTACATCGGCTGCAGCGATAGCCGGGTGACCGCAGAAGACCTCATGGGCCTGAAGCCCGGCGAGGTCTTCATCCACCGCAACATCGCCAACCAGGTGGTGCCGCTGGATGGCAATGTGAACGCGGTGGTGCAATACGCCGTTGAGCACCTCAAGGTGAAGCACATCGTGATCTGCGGCCACTACAACTGCGGCGGGGTGAAGGCCGCGTTGGAGCCGAGCGACATGGGCCAGCTGAACAACTGGCTGCAGACCTTGCGCGACGTGTACCGCCTGCACATGGCCGAGCTGGATGCCATCACGGATGAGCGTGCACGCTTCGACCGCTTGGTGGAACTGAACGTGTTGGAGCAGTGTATGAACGTGATCAAGCTGGACCACGTGCAGAAGCGCTGGTACAAGGAACGCCTGCCCATGATCCACGGCTGGGTCTTCGACGTGCGCACCGGTCAGTTGAAGGACCTTGGCCTGGACATGGAGAAGGAATTCATGGCCATCCGCAAGGTGTACGACCTGAAGCCTACGGTCTGA
- a CDS encoding class A beta-lactamase-related serine hydrolase, with amino-acid sequence MKYPILLLIVALTACQTPHRTDDPAEFLRRHVETGLCNPVFIEGDSLWTIEERMKHYGVHGVSIAVIDSFKIAWVKSYGVMDTITKQPVTDSTLFQAASISKPVFAMAALKLVEQGALQLDADVNTQLTSWKVPENAFTATEKVTLKRLLGHVAGTTVHGFAGYRNGDPLPTLVNILNGEAPANSPPVVVDQIPGTAWRYSGGGYCVASQLILDVKGGAIPQHMHDLVLAPLGMSRSTFEQPLPERKAHNAASGYVPDGSMTVGKWHVYPEISPDGLWTTATDLAHFVIDMQKTLATDSGKVLLRATALQMVEPLLEPHGGVGLMIDERNGERYFEHGGWNEGFCGQIVGHLKNGKGAVILINANQPAFMGEVMRSIARAYDWPEYIPQYKEVPMDAAALTALTGRYKGGNDNMVTIALRNGKLFREPLREAPTELVHIGEGVFVSRMDERRRRFVADSTGSMTLRVSDGEDGEVLSTLPRMKDNEFVPFELVQRGQRDAALKAYADLLAADPNDEAVNEQRLNVFGYELMNTGKVEQARDLFFINMKLYPKSSNVYDSYAEACLKLGDKREALIHYKRAAQMDPNNANAAIIVADLEREGIIIE; translated from the coding sequence ATGAAGTATCCGATCCTGCTGCTCATCGTGGCGCTCACGGCCTGCCAGACACCCCACCGCACCGACGACCCCGCCGAGTTCCTCCGCCGCCATGTGGAGACCGGGCTCTGCAACCCGGTGTTCATCGAGGGCGACAGCTTGTGGACCATCGAGGAGCGCATGAAGCACTACGGCGTGCACGGCGTCAGCATCGCGGTGATCGACAGCTTCAAGATCGCCTGGGTGAAGAGCTACGGCGTGATGGACACCATCACGAAGCAGCCGGTCACGGACAGCACGCTCTTCCAGGCCGCGTCCATCAGCAAGCCGGTATTCGCCATGGCCGCGTTGAAGCTGGTGGAGCAAGGCGCACTGCAACTTGATGCCGATGTGAACACCCAGCTCACCTCGTGGAAAGTCCCGGAGAACGCATTCACCGCCACGGAGAAGGTGACCTTGAAGCGCCTGCTGGGCCATGTGGCGGGGACAACGGTGCATGGCTTCGCTGGGTATCGCAACGGGGACCCACTGCCCACGTTGGTCAACATCTTGAATGGTGAAGCACCCGCGAACTCACCGCCTGTGGTCGTTGATCAAATACCTGGAACAGCATGGCGCTACTCCGGCGGCGGCTATTGCGTGGCTTCGCAACTGATCCTCGATGTGAAGGGCGGGGCGATCCCTCAACACATGCACGACCTGGTGCTCGCCCCGCTAGGCATGTCGCGCAGCACCTTCGAGCAGCCCTTACCGGAGCGCAAGGCACATAACGCGGCTAGCGGCTACGTGCCCGATGGCTCCATGACCGTGGGCAAGTGGCACGTGTATCCGGAGATCTCGCCCGATGGCCTGTGGACCACAGCGACGGACCTCGCGCACTTCGTCATCGACATGCAGAAGACCCTCGCGACCGACAGCGGCAAGGTGCTGCTCCGCGCGACCGCCCTGCAGATGGTCGAACCACTGCTGGAACCACATGGCGGTGTCGGGTTGATGATCGATGAGCGGAACGGTGAGCGCTACTTCGAGCATGGCGGTTGGAACGAAGGCTTTTGCGGCCAGATCGTCGGGCATCTGAAGAACGGCAAGGGCGCGGTGATCCTCATCAACGCCAACCAACCGGCCTTCATGGGCGAGGTGATGCGGTCCATCGCACGCGCCTATGACTGGCCGGAGTACATTCCGCAATACAAGGAGGTGCCGATGGACGCCGCAGCGCTGACGGCCCTGACCGGGCGTTACAAAGGCGGCAACGACAACATGGTCACCATCGCGCTGCGAAATGGAAAGCTGTTCCGCGAGCCGCTGCGCGAAGCGCCCACCGAGCTGGTGCACATCGGTGAAGGTGTGTTCGTGAGCCGGATGGACGAGCGTCGCCGCCGATTCGTGGCGGACTCCACCGGCAGCATGACGCTGCGTGTGAGCGATGGAGAGGACGGCGAAGTCCTGTCGACGCTTCCGCGCATGAAGGACAACGAGTTCGTGCCATTCGAACTGGTACAACGCGGCCAACGCGATGCGGCCCTGAAAGCTTACGCCGATCTGCTGGCCGCGGACCCCAACGACGAAGCCGTGAACGAACAGCGATTGAACGTATTCGGCTACGAGCTGATGAACACCGGCAAGGTCGAACAGGCGCGGGATCTCTTCTTCATCAACATGAAGCTCTACCCGAAGAGCTCCAACGTGTACGACAGCTACGCCGAGGCCTGCCTGAAGCTCGGCGACAAGCGCGAGGCGCTGATCCACTACAAGCGTGCGGCGCAGATGGACCCGAACAACGCGAATGCGGCGATCATCGTCGCGGACTTGGAGCGCGAAGGGATTATAATCGAATAG